From Deltaproteobacteria bacterium, one genomic window encodes:
- the rplS gene encoding 50S ribosomal protein L19, which yields MNVLEMYEKEHMKRDIPDTPIGATVKVYYRIIEGEKERIQIFEGVVIARKRAALRSSITVRKVTSGVGVERVFPLHTPKIEKIEVTRLGRIRRSKLYYLRALRGRKARIREKGQY from the coding sequence ATGAAGAGGGACATCCCCGACACCCCCATCGGGGCCACGGTCAAGGTTTACTACCGGATCATCGAGGGCGAGAAGGAGAGGATCCAGATCTTTGAAGGGGTTGTTATCGCTCGAAAAAGAGCGGCCTTGCGCTCCAGCATCACTGTGAGAAAAGTCACCAGTGGAGTTGGGGTGGAAAGGGTTTTCCCACTGCACACTCCCAAGATCGAGAAGATCGAAGTAACGCGCCTCGGGCGTATTCGCCGGAGCAAGCTGTACTACCTGAGAGCACTCCGGGGTCGAAAGGCCAGGATCCGGGAGAAGGGGCAGTACTAA